GATTTCTTGCCTATGCGACGAACTCAGGCAGCTGAGTTGCGAAGCGGCTGGGCGACTGTACTGAAATCTCGAAAATTGAAGGTCGTCGGGCGCTCCGGCATTCCTTGGGGATAGATAAAAAGCACGGAATGTTTTATTCTTTCGCGTGCCGTCGTTAGGGGTGGCCATTATGAAACTTTAGCCGCCGAAGCCCAAAAAAGCAACAACAGAAAAAAGCAAGCTCGAAAATACACGTACTTACGTACATACAACATCTAAACAGATTAATTTCTATGCATAGTTTCCATAAAGCTGCCTCCCTCGTTTAGAAACAAAATTTGGTCGAAAAGTTTGGATAACGTTCCGTACATTATTTTAATATCCTTAAAACGCTTGAAGCAAGTATTTTTGGAACCTCACATACAATAAAAATGAGCCTATGAAAAATCATGCTTGGTGCGttaatcatattttttaaaaaaggTTCTTCTTGCCTACTCTAAATTTAGTAActagttattatttatctTCGTTGAAAATGTAAGGTCGCTCACCGTTTTATaggaaatattattcaaaaagtAAACACAGCAACATAAATATACGTTGAAAGTGATCTATTTTGTTAGCGCGTGAATGTCAACTGCCTGGGTGCCAGATATTCGTTATAGCAGAGCTTGGACAGGAAATATCTTGTCACACCGGGAGCCGCGCCGCGAAGCGGTGCGGGGCCCGTATGGAAATCTTGGAATTTTGTGGAGATCGTGTTTTTCACCATTGTCATCCCTCGGCTGAAANNNNNNNNNNNNNNNNNNNNAAATGGTGTAAAGTATATAAAACATTTCACAAATTCAGATCGCTACTTGGACCAATATCGTAGGCATAAAGTAAACTTAATGAACACAATCAATCTCAAAAAATTAAGTAGTGAATATCCAAATACTTCCATCATTCCTTGTCaatcaaaattaatttttgatcATGTGCAAACATTTACTTATGAATTCTACCGTAAAGGAGAGGGACTTTTTAAAGTTAATGCTAGAACACCTAGAAGATTCAGAGATATTAGCTCTCCTTTCACTGTTATTCCTTTCTTTCCGAAAGCTGGTCCTgctaaatatttatacTACCAAAATAATTCACTACAAACAAATGTTATACCTCCTGCTTTAATTAGGATTATTCATTCACACAATAGCACTTTTTTTGTTAAGACACTTGTTTAGTAAACataaattaaaacaatACCGACATAGAATATTGTTGGAATATCAACCGGTTAAATCAATCtatcaaaatttatcaGTAGAGATGGCTACACGTACATACAAAGATGTTAGGGAGGAATACAAAGAAAGACCATTTATAAGATCATTTACTTCACGAGACACCTTTCTGCCTCCAAATTCCGCGAGACCCttaattgtttaataaattattttttttgttttctagGCCGCGCGCTTCAGTATGTGTTTTCCTGGTTTTTGCTTTTGAGAAAACGATATTTGATTTCTGATCCTTCTACGGTGTTTACAGTGTTTTTTGCATTCGAGTCCGTGTTTTGTATGTTGAGGCGGGCGAATTGCGCTCTTGGTTGAAAATTGTAAGTTGAGACCAATTTGAATTAACCTCGTCGTCAAAAATTGTAACTTGAGGCAGATGCGGAATGTATGGGTGCTCTCACCATGGTGTAGATCTAGCATAAATAAGTACTCGTAGGATATCCATGGGTACATCCATAGAGGAGGTATAACCAACCCTCTGTtgtttattctttattcatttcGCGTCTGTATTCAATActtgtttatatattaagtGACTAGAAATCTCGAACAATTGTAATTTACTCTCAAGCTAACAGAACACCAAGGAACTATCTACGTCTACATTGAGCAATGATCACTATATCTGAAAATGTTGTCCTCATTAAAGGTTTCATTGTGTTGAAATCCAAGGATAAGCAAGGAGTTGAGACAAAAATCATTAGGAACCTTACTAAAACTTCCAAATTCTTTTCCACCTGGGAAAGAGAGTTGCTTTCCATTCAATCGTTGGTGGATATAGATGAATACCAAACTACCCATTCCAAGTGTGACTTAATTCCGATGCCTTGTAAAGAATTGTTCGATTATTGTACGACCGTAGAGAAAAACTGTTATGTGTCTGAAGATGGTTATCAGATTGTCAATGCCAGAACTCCAAAAAGATTCCAACAACTAGCCCAAAAGTACGTAGTCATCCCATTGTATTGCAAACACAAGCGTACCAAATACTTTTACTACAAAGAGGAATCTTCCACCTTAATTGGTGCCCTTGATTTTGCTGTTGATAGAGATATTGTCCACTCCAAAGACTCGTCCTTCTTCGAGCAAGAAATGAATGTTAGCGAAATTACGTTCACTGAATCAGACTTATCAATTTTACGCCAGTTCCATCAGGTCAAACCTCAATTCATCGAGTCCACTCATGAGTTGTTTCTCCAAATTTATTCTACTGTTAGACAAAGATACCACCGTCGTCCATACTTGGGTTCTTTTGCTAACCAAGGTCTTGGTGAAGTCTTTCCAAAGGATCTTCAAATCCCTACGATTCAAAAATACTCCTCTTTAGCTGCCCCTTTTGTTTACCTAATTGAAGTTTTCCCTCAGTTATCGTTTGCTCAAGATATTGACTCTGCCGAACTAACTGACCCTCCAAAATCAGTTGATTCTATGGCTAATTGGTTTACCAAAAAATTGTTACCTGGCTCCTCACCTTCAATATGGTTTTTATTGTTGGGAGCCTGCTGTTACAATTGGACTGATGTGTCTTTGTCTTATCCAGCTCTTCATAAGTTGAATGGATATCGTCAATTTGTTGACTCCATTAGGGCTTTGGCTACTTATTCTGTTTTATATAGATACCTTAATCATGGTGCTATTGCAGGTGATTCAAAGGCTGATGAAATTTTCCTTACTAGTGTTAGTGAACCTTGGAATTGGACCAAGAATATGTACCACAAATTGGCAACTGCTTATCAAGATTATACCAAGTTCAACGTCAAGGTCTGTAAACCTGATGCTGTGTTGATCTCTGGTAAAAAATTCTCCAGATCTTACATCCAAGAATTTTATGCCAATGTTGTTGCCAGATATGATGGTTGTATTGAAGAGTTACGTAATAACTTTGCTGACGTCTGGTCCGTAGAAGCTATTGCTGAGTCTGTTCTTAACAAGGGCCCCAATTCCAAATTCGTTGAGAGTAGAGTTGTTCCTAAGAGTTCattgttttttatattcGATCATGCAACCTTACTAGCCCAAGTTCCTCATCCCAAATCTGGTGTTACCATTGAACCTGATGTCGTTGCTAAAATTGTGACTGAAATGGGTGTGTGCTTAATGtggatgatatatttttcaagtACTGGTCCTTACAGATTCCCAGATATGGTTATCTTAAAGTATGCTGGTAATAACAGAAATTTGTTTATCGATGCAGAATCTAGATGTTTCGATATCATTACTTCCTATTCCAAAACAAGAACAGCTAATTATTTATGCAAGTCTTTGGATAAGAAAACTTCAGATTACTTATTTTATTACATTTTTGTCGCAAGAGCAGTGTTGAAACATGCTCTCGGTAAGGATTATTGTAACATGAGCAGAGATTTATTCCAAGAAACTGACACAGTTGCAGAACAGTATTTACTAAGAAATTACTTGGCCAGATCAGTTGGTGGTGGTGATTcagaagatgattttgatcCTGTTAAATATTCCAGTAATGTTTTGAATTCCTTTGTGTTCGTTGATGGTCTGTCTCATACGTTGATGCATTACCATAAATTCCAATCGTTGTTGAAGGTGTACCCAATGTCTGTTGATAGGTCTTCGAGGTTGTCTTTTAGAGAGTTGAGACATGGAATGATCAAGCTAGTTCGTGAATATGTTAAAGTTGAAGGTGAAGATATGGATGTGATGAATGTAAAAGAGAGACTAGCTGGTCATTCTGCTGCAACTGGTCAAGGTATCTACGGTAACGATGTTGAGATTGGTGTTGGTGCAGATGCGTCGTTGGAGGAGAAATACGCTTCCTTAATCAATAGTGCCTGGCAAAATTGGTTAGGGCTTGGTTATAGcaaagaaagagaagaaggTGAGTCTGCTGTAGCTAGGGATGCATGTGTCAAGAAATActtttcatcaaatggtTCTATCAAGGATTTGTTTGTTGCCGGTAAGAAGTTGTATGGTAAggaatttcaattcagaGAAGGTCAATTTGATGTTGCTGtggaaatttatttatcaGGCACTCAGATCATCCCTATTCAAGCTCTTCCAGGTTTTGGGAAAACTGCTCTGTTTCAGATTCCTTTGGTTGCATTATCTTATGGTGAACAAAAGActgttttcattttgtgTTTTGTCCCTTATGTTTGTTTTTGTCTATCGAATATGAAACTAAGACTATCTTCAAGTGGTATTAATTGTGGTATTCTCAAGGATTTGTTTGTTAATGGTCCAGCTGTTGAAGAGAAAAACTTGTTTTGTGATGTTTATGTTGGCACCTTTAACGATTTAGGTTCTGAGAATTTTGTCCGGTTGGTCAATAATTGgtac
The Naumovozyma dairenensis CBS 421 chromosome 5, complete genome DNA segment above includes these coding regions:
- the NDAI0E05110 gene encoding uncharacterized protein (similar to Saccharomyces cerevisiae YRF1-7 (YPL283C)); the encoded protein is MITISENVVLIKGFIVLKSKDKQGVETKIIRNLTKTSKFFSTWERELLSIQSLVDIDEYQTTHSKCDLIPMPCKELFDYCTTVEKNCYVSEDGYQIVNARTPKRFQQLAQKYVVIPLYCKHKRTKYFYYKEESSTLIGALDFAVDRDIVHSKDSSFFEQEMNVSEITFTESDLSILRQFHQVKPQFIESTHELFLQIYSTVRQRYHRRPYLGSFANQGLGEVFPKDLQIPTIQKYSSLAAPFVYLIEVFPQLSFAQDIDSAELTDPPKSVDSMANWFTKKLLPGSSPSIWFLLLGACCYNWTDVSLSYPALHKLNGYRQFVDSIRALATYSVLYRYLNHGAIAGDSKADEIFLTSVSEPWNWTKNMYHKLATAYQDYTKFNVKVCKPDAVLISGKKFSRSYIQEFYANVVARYDGCIEELRNNFADVWSVEAIAESVLNKGPNSKFVESRVVPKSSLFFIFDHATLLAQVPHPKSGVTIEPDVVAKIVTEMGVCLMWMIYFSSTGPYRFPDMVILKYAGNNRNLFIDAESRCFDIITSYSKTRTANYLCKSLDKKTSDYLFYYIFVARAVLKHALGKDYCNMSRDLFQETDTVAEQYLLRNYLARSVGGGDSEDDFDPVKYSSNVLNSFVFVDGLSHTLMHYHKFQSLLKVYPMSVDRSSRLSFRELRHGMIKLVREYVKVEGEDMDVMNVKERLAGHSAATGQGIYGNDVEIGVGADASLEEKYASLINSAWQNWLGLGYSKEREEGESAVARDACVKKYFSSNGSIKDLFVAGKKLYGKEFQFREGQFDVAVEIYLSGTQIIPIQALPGFGKTALFQIPLVALSYGEQKTVFILCFVPYVCFCLSNMKLRLSSSGINCGILKDLFVNGPAVEEKNLFCDVYVGTFNDLGSENFVRLVNNWYNIYQDCILGMIVIDEFHNLETEQSYRGQSFRLIPEINFNLAWKVVVVTGTAGEKGMVKPMKFI